The DNA region AATAAAAATTAACCCTTCACTAAGAGGTGAGCGATGAACCGGATTGATAAAGACACGTTGGCAGATATTGAATTTCAGGTGAAATGGCAAAGCAATGAGGCCAAACATACGGATACTTCCCTTCACATGGTAAACTTTTGGCGGGATGTCCTGCCTGAAGCCGTATATGGAGAGCTCATGGGCACGGCCCCCGGGGATCGGAAAACTTTCCGGTTTGCCCCGGGTGATGCTCTATCCGGTTATAATCCCCGGCATCGGCATCACTTAAAGCGCGGTCAGTTTAATGATGAGCTGGCAGAGCCCAAATACGGCCGGTTTTATCCCAAAGGCGTATTGAGGGACCTGTATAATGTATTTCCTCAGAACGTGCAGCCGGTCAGGTGCGTGGGGGTTGGTCCGGAAGAACTGGATGTGGATTTGAATCATCCCCTGGCGGAACGCGAAATTGAGGTAACCGCGGTGGTGCATGATATTTACAAAAAGCCGTTTGATCGCGGCGGTCAGTGCAAGGAGATGCTGGAGACGGTTACGGAAGGGCCGGGCATGCAGGCCCGGTACAATGGCAAACCCACCGAGTTTCTGACGCCGGATGGGCTAGTCCGGGGGGATGAAACCAATGATGCGCGGTTTTACGAAAAACCCCGCCTCGTGAATCATATTGATGAGCGGGCGATTGAGATTATTTCCGGGCTCTATGGCCAGATCCTCACGCCGGAGATGCAGGTGCTTGATTTGATGAGCAGCTGGCGCTCGCATGTGCCGGATGCTGTGACACCCCATACGCTTGTCGGCCTGGGTATGAATGCGGCGGAACTGCAAGAGAATCCGCAGCTTACCGAGCATGTGGTTCATGACTTAAACGAGATGCCGAAGCTTCCGTTTGATGATGCCGCGTTTGACCGCGTCATCTGTACGGTATCAGTGGAATACATGACGCAGCCGAAGGCGGTATTTGATGAGATCGCCAGGGTCCTTAAGCCTGACGGCATCCTGATGCACACGTTTTCCAACCGGTGGTTTCCGCCCAAGGCGATAAAGCTGTGGATTGAGCTTCACGAGTTCGAGCGCATGGGGCTGGTGCTTGAATACTTTCACCAGTCCGGTCAGTTTGCGGATCTCAAAACCTTCTCCACGCGGGGCTGGGACCGGCCGGAAACCGATAAGTACTACGCGGATATGCCGCAGTCGGACCCGGTCTTTGCGGTTTGGGGTCGCAAGGCCGCATGAATTCGTCGTTTCAGCTTTGGTAAGTATATGATATAAAAATAGCCCGGCCATGTGCCGGGCGTTTATCATTTCCTGAACTTAGGCATTTGTTAACTGATATCGTATAGGAGCCAAAAGCGATGCCCATTTATGAATTTTACTGCAAGGATTGCCACACGATCTTTAATTTTTATTCAAAAACCATCAATACCACCAAAGTCCCGACTTGTCCGAAATGCCGGAAAACCGAATTAACCCGTCTGATATCCCTTTTCGCCGTAACCGGCCGGGCGGAAGAGGGCGGGGATGAAGATTTCCCCATGGATGAATCCAAGATGGAGAAGGCCATGGAATGGATGGCCCGGGAGGCAGAAAATGTTAATGAGGACGACCCCCGGCAGGCGGCCAACCTCATGCGGAAATTTACGGATATGACCGGTGTGGAGCTCGGCCCGGGCATGCAGGAGGCGCTAAGCCGCATGGAAGCCGGCGAGGATCCCGAGCAGGTGGAGGCCGAGATGGGGGATAGCCTTGAAAGCGAGGAGCCGTTTATCATGCCGGGTAAAAAAGGCATCAAAAACCTGAAAAAGCAGCTGCCGCCCCAAAAGGATGAAACCCTTTATGAGCTTTAGGTGGATTTTGCGTTGAAATGCAATAAGGCAGCAAGGCATTTGGCGGATGCGCTGCCGCTTATCCGCCCTACTGATGCGTACTGAACACTGAACACTGAAACCTTGAGTTTTACCCCTAATACCCAAAACCTAAAACCCGTGAAGCTACATATTCCGCCGGTATTTGCCGCCCACCTCGAAAAGCGCCTGGGTGATCTGGCCCAGGGTGCAGCAGCGGACGGTATGCATCATCTCGGCAAAGATGTTGCCGTCCGCCAAGGCGGTCTCCTTGAGCCGGCGCAGGGCTTCCGGGGCTTTTTCCTTGTTTCGCTCAATAAAGTCATTGCGCCGCTTCAGCTGGGACTGCTTTTCGCCCTCTGTGGCCCGGGCCAGCTCCAGGTTGGCGATTGATTCGCTCTGGTCCACATTGGGATTTAGAAAGGTGTTTACCCCGATGATGGGCAGCTTACCGGTATGCTTTAGCTGCTCATAATAAATCGATTCTTCCTGTATTTTGCTGCGCTGGTAGGCCCGCTCCATGGCCCCGCGAACCCCGCCCCGGGCGGTGATCCGGTCAAATTCAGCCAAAACCGCTTCCTCCACCAGATCCGTAAGTGTTTCGATGATAAAGCTGCCCTGGTTCATGTTCTCGTTTTTGGTCATGCCGAATTCCTGGTTCAGGATCATTTGGATGGCCAGGGACCGGCGCACGGATTCTTCGGACGGGGTGGTGACCGCCTCGTCATAGGCATTGGTATGCAGGCTGTTGCAGTTGTCGTAAACGGCATAAAGCGCCTGCAGGGTCGTTCGGATGTCGTTGAACTGGATTTCATAGCTGTGCAGCGACCGGCCCGAGGTTTGAATATGGTATTTTAGCCGCTGGGAGCGCTCGTCGCCGCCGTACAGCTCCCGCATGGCAACGGCCCAGATCCGGCGGGCCACGCGGCCGATGACGCTGTACTCCGGGTCCATGCCGCTTGAAAAGAAGTAGGAGAGGTTTGGGGCAAAGCTGTCAATCGGCATGCCGCGGGAGAGATAGTATTCAACATAGGTAAATCCGTTGGCCAGGGTAAATGCGAGCTGGGAGATGGGGTTGGCGCCGGCTTCGGCAATATGGTAGCCGGAAACGGATACGGAATAGAAATTCCGGACATCATTGTCGATAAAAAACTGCTGGATATCGCCCATCATTTTTAAGGCGAAATCCACCGAAAACAGACAGGTGTTTTGGCCCTGGTCCTCTTTTAATATATCGGCCTGGACGGTACCCCGCACCTGTGAGAGCGCATCCGCCCGAATCTCCGCTGTTTCGTCCGCACTAGGCGCGCGCCCGTTTTCCTCCCGGAACCTGTCAATCTGCTGGTCAATAGCGGTATTAAAGAACATGGCGAGCATCATGGGCGCCGGGCCGTTAATGGTCATGGAAACCGAGGTGTTGGGGGCGGCCAGGTCAAAGCCGCCGTACAGGATTTTAACATCATCCAGGTTACAGATGCTCACCCCGGAGGTGCCCACCTTGCCGTAGATATCCGGCCGGGTATCCGGGTCAAATCCATACAGGGTAACCGAGTCAAATGCGGTGGAGAGCCGGTTGGCCGGGGAGTCGCTGGAGAGGAGCTTAAAGCGCCGGTTGGTCCGGGCCGGATCGCCTTCGCCGGCAAACATGCGCGTGGGATCCTCATCGGTTCGTTTTAAGGGAAAAACGCCCGCGGTAAAGGGAAACCGGCCGGGAATGTTCTCTTTTCGCATCCAGGTGTAGAGTTCGCCCGGATCCTGGTATTCGGGAAGCGCGATTTTGGGCACCCGGGTCTGGGATAAGGATTCCACGTAAAGCGGCTGCCGGATTTCCCGGTCCCGCACGGTATATACCAGCTCATCCCGGGTATAGGTGTCCCGGATTTCCGCCCATTCGGCCATGGACTGCCGGGCGGCCGGATCAACGTCGGCTTCTGCTGAATCAATGGCCTGTTTAAGTTTTTCCATCAGCGTATCCGTATCTCCGGAAAGCGCCGTTTCGCCGCCGATGGCGGCAGCGGTTTCTTTTAAATGCCAGACTTTTCTTAATTTATCCGCCTGGTCCCGGGTATGAGCATGGTAGGTGCGAAGGGTCTCCGAGATTTCGGAAAGATAGCGGTTTCGCTCCGGCGGGACAAAGATGGTTTTAGTGCTGGAAACGCGTTCCTTTACCTCAGGAATGGCTTCGGCAAACTGAATACCGGTCTTATCCGCAATGGTTTTGATCAGAAACCGGTACATGGCGGTCACGCCGTCATCATTGAATTTTGAGGCGATGGTGCCGAATACCGGCATTTCTTCGGGGGATATGTTAAACGTTTTGCGGTTCCGCTGTACCTGTTTGCGGATATCCCGGAGCGCATCCTCGCTGCCCTCTTTATCGAACTTATTGACGATGATGATGTCCGCGTAATCGAGCATGTCGATTTTTTCAAGCTGGGAGGCAGCCCCGTAATCGCTGGTCATGGCATACATGGACACATCCGTTAAGTCGAAAATATTGGACGCCCCCTGGCCGATGCCCG from Desulfobacterales bacterium includes:
- the icmF gene encoding fused isobutyryl-CoA mutase/GTPase IcmF — encoded protein: MASIDDVYQATHPIRVVTATALFDGHDAAINIIRRILQDSGAEVVHLGHNRSVAEIVDAALAEDVQGIAISSYQGGHMEFFKYLYDKLQEKGAGHIQIFGGGGGVIVPDEIKELESYGIAKIYSPADGSQMGLQGMISHMMAHMDFSPLAAGSPSDLTQLSPQDPLTIARLITMAEISAHGGDSEFETLKTRLAENLHKTNIPVVGITGTGGAGKSSLTDELIVRLLHNHPDMNMGILCCDPTRRKTGGALLGDRIRMNAIDTPRVYMRSLAVRSSNTELPIVLPDAVDILKSSGFDLIIVETAGIGQGASNIFDLTDVSMYAMTSDYGAASQLEKIDMLDYADIIIVNKFDKEGSEDALRDIRKQVQRNRKTFNISPEEMPVFGTIASKFNDDGVTAMYRFLIKTIADKTGIQFAEAIPEVKERVSSTKTIFVPPERNRYLSEISETLRTYHAHTRDQADKLRKVWHLKETAAAIGGETALSGDTDTLMEKLKQAIDSAEADVDPAARQSMAEWAEIRDTYTRDELVYTVRDREIRQPLYVESLSQTRVPKIALPEYQDPGELYTWMRKENIPGRFPFTAGVFPLKRTDEDPTRMFAGEGDPARTNRRFKLLSSDSPANRLSTAFDSVTLYGFDPDTRPDIYGKVGTSGVSICNLDDVKILYGGFDLAAPNTSVSMTINGPAPMMLAMFFNTAIDQQIDRFREENGRAPSADETAEIRADALSQVRGTVQADILKEDQGQNTCLFSVDFALKMMGDIQQFFIDNDVRNFYSVSVSGYHIAEAGANPISQLAFTLANGFTYVEYYLSRGMPIDSFAPNLSYFFSSGMDPEYSVIGRVARRIWAVAMRELYGGDERSQRLKYHIQTSGRSLHSYEIQFNDIRTTLQALYAVYDNCNSLHTNAYDEAVTTPSEESVRRSLAIQMILNQEFGMTKNENMNQGSFIIETLTDLVEEAVLAEFDRITARGGVRGAMERAYQRSKIQEESIYYEQLKHTGKLPIIGVNTFLNPNVDQSESIANLELARATEGEKQSQLKRRNDFIERNKEKAPEALRRLKETALADGNIFAEMMHTVRCCTLGQITQALFEVGGKYRRNM
- a CDS encoding zinc ribbon domain-containing protein; the encoded protein is MPIYEFYCKDCHTIFNFYSKTINTTKVPTCPKCRKTELTRLISLFAVTGRAEEGGDEDFPMDESKMEKAMEWMAREAENVNEDDPRQAANLMRKFTDMTGVELGPGMQEALSRMEAGEDPEQVEAEMGDSLESEEPFIMPGKKGIKNLKKQLPPQKDETLYEL
- a CDS encoding methyltransferase domain-containing protein; this translates as MNRIDKDTLADIEFQVKWQSNEAKHTDTSLHMVNFWRDVLPEAVYGELMGTAPGDRKTFRFAPGDALSGYNPRHRHHLKRGQFNDELAEPKYGRFYPKGVLRDLYNVFPQNVQPVRCVGVGPEELDVDLNHPLAEREIEVTAVVHDIYKKPFDRGGQCKEMLETVTEGPGMQARYNGKPTEFLTPDGLVRGDETNDARFYEKPRLVNHIDERAIEIISGLYGQILTPEMQVLDLMSSWRSHVPDAVTPHTLVGLGMNAAELQENPQLTEHVVHDLNEMPKLPFDDAAFDRVICTVSVEYMTQPKAVFDEIARVLKPDGILMHTFSNRWFPPKAIKLWIELHEFERMGLVLEYFHQSGQFADLKTFSTRGWDRPETDKYYADMPQSDPVFAVWGRKAA